In Denticeps clupeoides chromosome 1, fDenClu1.1, whole genome shotgun sequence, a single window of DNA contains:
- the zgc:103755 gene encoding CAP-Gly domain-containing linker protein 4 isoform X5, whose translation MDGRLREPVQAKNGPGGDMTREDVLPVSSAGGSIHGKCTTLSPCAERPVIHQVASAPMPSDCEFSFFDPDDPQCREVLLDPRTTVPELFAVLRQWVPQVQRNISLIGNEILKRGCGVNDRDGLTDMSLLHYCCKAGAPGIGDAEEAASFAGRLLALGAQPSLRSRWTNMSALHYAAYFDVPPLIRVVLQASQPGEVDATCSDFDFGTALHIAAANLCTSAVKCLLELGANPAFRNEKGQCPADVVPEPLDMPLEMADAAAQAKELRTLLRQALPQPCSPLSLIHSYPSGALSDKARAQLAKMGLRVGDSVVIASQKVGMLRFCGGTEFAGGLWAGVELLQPEGKNDGSVAGVQYFTCPPKHGIFAPLSKISKPSERHKINPRTSPASLHPPRRLDLSRVTSKVNTGLASIKLKDPPSPEEGTLSRSCSSSSSSLESRHAPVTRPRPLPRQRLRQERPPPRSRTTPPLTQRPLSATPHLVLRSQPPLASSVISMYEGSEVRLGERVLVVGQRTGVVRFYGKTSFAPGFWLGVELDKPSGKNDGSVGGVRYFSCPPKHGVFAPPSRVQRIHGSVDCLSELSSSRLARPFSGIRRSFSTTSALSTPKYQNHKAPVSRNHSGSIRRRWSTTSAGWGSSVTSASTTTGASSGSDKAVKLQLGTQVLLNSANEMGTIRYLGTADFAPGLWLGLELRSPRGKNDGSVGGRRYFCCRPGHGVLVRPSRVTYRGINGAKLVDEAS comes from the exons ATGGATGGTCGTCTGAGAGAACCTGTCCAGGCTAAGAATG GGCCTGGGGGGGACATGACCAGGGAGGATGTGCTGCCGGTGTCCTCAGCAGGAGGCTCAATCCATGGGAAGTGCACTACCCTGTCCCCTTGTGCGGAGCGACCGGTCATTCATCAAGTGGCTTCTGCCCCAATGCCATCAGACTGTG AGTTCTCTTTCTTTGATCCAGACGATCCACAGTGCCGGGAAGTCCTCCTGGACCCACGGACCACGGTACCTGAGCTTTTTGCAGTTCTGAGGCAGTGGGTTCCTCAGGTCCAGAGGAACATCAGTCTCATCGGCAACGAG atTTTGAAGCGAGGATGTGGTGTGAATGACAGGGATGGGCTGACAGACATGAGTCTGCTTCATTATTGCTGTAAAGCGGGAGCTCCAGGAATTG GTGATGCGGAGGAGGCAGCCAGTTTCGCGGGGCGGTTACTGGCGCTGGGGGCACAACCGTCTCTACGCAGCCGATGGACAAATATGAGTGCCCTGCATTATGCAGCGTACTTTGATGTGCCGCCCCTCATTCGGGTGGTGCTGCAGGCCTCACAACCTGGAG AAGTGGATGCCACCTGCAGCGACTTTGACTTTGGCACTGCCCTGCACATCGCCGCTGCCAACCTGTGCACCTCTGCTGTGAAGTGCCTGCTGGAGCTGGGTGCCAACCCGGCCTTCAGG AACGAGAAGGGCCAGTGTCCAGCCGACGTGGTGCCCGAGCCTCTGGACATGCCCCTGGAAATGGCCGATGCTGCAGCCCAGGCCAAAGAGCTGCGGACCCTGCTCAGGCAGGCCCTACCCCAGCCATgctcccctctctccctcattCACTCCTACCCCAGTGGAGCTTTATCGGATAAGGCTCGCGCTCAGCTCGCCAAGATGGGCCTCCGCGTGGGGGACAGCGTGGTCATCGCCAGTCAgaag GTCGGCATGCTGCGCTTCTGTGGCGGCACAGAGTTTGCCGGAGGCCTATGGGCGGGAGTGGAGCTTCTCCAACCGGAGGGTAAAAACGACGGTTCGGTAGCTGGCGTGCAGTACTTTACCTGCCCTCCTAAACACG GGATCTTCGCTCCACTCTCGAAGATTAGCAAACCCTCTGAACGACACAAAATCAATCCACGGACGAGCCCAGCGTCGCTCCACCCCCCTCGGAGGCTGGACCTGTCGCGAGTCACCTCCAAGGTCAACACAG GTTTAGCTTCTATTAAGCTCAAAGACCCTCCAAGTCCTGAGGAAG GCACACTCTCCAGAAGCTGCTCTTCCTCGTCCTCGTCTCTTGAATCCAGACATGCCCCAGTTACCCGACCCCGACCACTACCGCGGCAGCGGCTCCGGCAGGAACGTCCACCTCCCAGGTCCAGAACCACTCCACCACTGACCCAGCGGCCCCTGAGCGCCACGCCCCATCTCG TGCTGCGCAGCCAACCCCCCTTGGCCAGCAGCGTGATTTCGATGTATGAAGGCTCAGAGGTTCGGCTGGGGGAGCGCGTGCTGGTGGTGGGCCAGAGGACTGGGGTGGTCCGCTTCTACGGCAAGACCAGCTTCGCCCCAG GCTTTTGGTTGGGCGTTGAGCTGGACAAGCCCAGTGGGAAGAATGATGGTTCTGTAGGAGGGGTCCGATATTTCAGCTGCCCCCCAAAACACGGAGTGTTTGCCCCTCCTTCCCGTGTTCAGag GATTCATGGCTCTGTGGACTGTCTATCTGAGCTTTCTTCTTCGCGGCTCGCTCGGCCATTTTCAG ggATTCGCCGCAGTTTCAGCACCACCTCAGCTCTCTCTACACCCAAGTACCAAAATCACAAGGCCCCAGTCAGCAG GAACCACTCAGGCAGTATACGCCGGCGCTGGAGCACTACCAGTGCCGGTTGGGGCTCCAGCGTGACTTCTGCCAGCACCACCACAGGAGCATCCTCCGGATCGGACAAGGCAGTCAAACTCCAACTGGGCACACAGGTCCTGCTGAACAGCGCCAACGAGATGGGCACCATCCGCTACCTGGGCACTGCCGACTTCGCTCCAGGCCTGTGGCTGGGCCTGGAGCTCCGCAGTCCGCGGGGAAAGAACGACGGCTCCGTGGGCGGCCGCCGGTACTTCTGCTGCAGGCCCGGGCACGGGGTGCTGGTGCGGCCCAGCCGGGTCACCTACCGGGGCATCAATGGTGCCAAGCTGGTGGACGAAGCCAGCTGA
- the zgc:103755 gene encoding CAP-Gly domain-containing linker protein 3 isoform X10, with amino-acid sequence MDGRLREPVQAKNGPGGDMTREDVLPVSSAGGSIHGKCTTLSPCAERPVIHQVASAPMPSDCEFSFFDPDDPQCREVLLDPRTTVPELFAVLRQWVPQVQRNISLIGNEILKRGCGVNDRDGLTDMSLLHYCCKAGAPGIGDAEEAASFAGRLLALGAQPSLRSRWTNMSALHYAAYFDVPPLIRVVLQASQPGEVDATCSDFDFGTALHIAAANLCTSAVKCLLELGANPAFRNEKGQCPADVVPEPLDMPLEMADAAAQAKELRTLLRQALPQPCSPLSLIHSYPSGALSDKARAQLAKMGLRVGDSVVIASQKVGMLRFCGGTEFAGGLWAGVELLQPEGKNDGSVAGVQYFTCPPKHGIFAPLSKISKPSERHKINPRTSPASLHPPRRLDLSRVTSKVNTGLASIKLKDPPSPEEGTLSRSCSSSSSSLESRHAPVTRPRPLPRQRLRQERPPPRSRTTPPLTQRPLSATPHLVLRSQPPLASSVISMYEGSEVRLGERVLVVGQRTGVVRFYGKTSFAPGFMALWTVYLSFLLRGSLGHFQGFAAVSAPPQLSLHPSTKITRPQSAGTTQAVYAGAGALPVPVGAPA; translated from the exons ATGGATGGTCGTCTGAGAGAACCTGTCCAGGCTAAGAATG GGCCTGGGGGGGACATGACCAGGGAGGATGTGCTGCCGGTGTCCTCAGCAGGAGGCTCAATCCATGGGAAGTGCACTACCCTGTCCCCTTGTGCGGAGCGACCGGTCATTCATCAAGTGGCTTCTGCCCCAATGCCATCAGACTGTG AGTTCTCTTTCTTTGATCCAGACGATCCACAGTGCCGGGAAGTCCTCCTGGACCCACGGACCACGGTACCTGAGCTTTTTGCAGTTCTGAGGCAGTGGGTTCCTCAGGTCCAGAGGAACATCAGTCTCATCGGCAACGAG atTTTGAAGCGAGGATGTGGTGTGAATGACAGGGATGGGCTGACAGACATGAGTCTGCTTCATTATTGCTGTAAAGCGGGAGCTCCAGGAATTG GTGATGCGGAGGAGGCAGCCAGTTTCGCGGGGCGGTTACTGGCGCTGGGGGCACAACCGTCTCTACGCAGCCGATGGACAAATATGAGTGCCCTGCATTATGCAGCGTACTTTGATGTGCCGCCCCTCATTCGGGTGGTGCTGCAGGCCTCACAACCTGGAG AAGTGGATGCCACCTGCAGCGACTTTGACTTTGGCACTGCCCTGCACATCGCCGCTGCCAACCTGTGCACCTCTGCTGTGAAGTGCCTGCTGGAGCTGGGTGCCAACCCGGCCTTCAGG AACGAGAAGGGCCAGTGTCCAGCCGACGTGGTGCCCGAGCCTCTGGACATGCCCCTGGAAATGGCCGATGCTGCAGCCCAGGCCAAAGAGCTGCGGACCCTGCTCAGGCAGGCCCTACCCCAGCCATgctcccctctctccctcattCACTCCTACCCCAGTGGAGCTTTATCGGATAAGGCTCGCGCTCAGCTCGCCAAGATGGGCCTCCGCGTGGGGGACAGCGTGGTCATCGCCAGTCAgaag GTCGGCATGCTGCGCTTCTGTGGCGGCACAGAGTTTGCCGGAGGCCTATGGGCGGGAGTGGAGCTTCTCCAACCGGAGGGTAAAAACGACGGTTCGGTAGCTGGCGTGCAGTACTTTACCTGCCCTCCTAAACACG GGATCTTCGCTCCACTCTCGAAGATTAGCAAACCCTCTGAACGACACAAAATCAATCCACGGACGAGCCCAGCGTCGCTCCACCCCCCTCGGAGGCTGGACCTGTCGCGAGTCACCTCCAAGGTCAACACAG GTTTAGCTTCTATTAAGCTCAAAGACCCTCCAAGTCCTGAGGAAG GCACACTCTCCAGAAGCTGCTCTTCCTCGTCCTCGTCTCTTGAATCCAGACATGCCCCAGTTACCCGACCCCGACCACTACCGCGGCAGCGGCTCCGGCAGGAACGTCCACCTCCCAGGTCCAGAACCACTCCACCACTGACCCAGCGGCCCCTGAGCGCCACGCCCCATCTCG TGCTGCGCAGCCAACCCCCCTTGGCCAGCAGCGTGATTTCGATGTATGAAGGCTCAGAGGTTCGGCTGGGGGAGCGCGTGCTGGTGGTGGGCCAGAGGACTGGGGTGGTCCGCTTCTACGGCAAGACCAGCTTCGCCCCAG GATTCATGGCTCTGTGGACTGTCTATCTGAGCTTTCTTCTTCGCGGCTCGCTCGGCCATTTTCAG ggATTCGCCGCAGTTTCAGCACCACCTCAGCTCTCTCTACACCCAAGTACCAAAATCACAAGGCCCCAGTCAGCAG GAACCACTCAGGCAGTATACGCCGGCGCTGGAGCACTACCAGTGCCGGTTGGGGCTCCAGCGTGA
- the zgc:103755 gene encoding CAP-Gly domain-containing linker protein 4 isoform X1 — protein MDGRLREPVQAKNGPGGDMTREDVLPVSSAGGSIHGKCTTLSPCAERPVIHQVASAPMPSDCEFSFFDPDDPQCREVLLDPRTTVPELFAVLRQWVPQVQRNISLIGNEILKRGCGVNDRDGLTDMSLLHYCCKAGAPGIGDAEEAASFAGRLLALGAQPSLRSRWTNMSALHYAAYFDVPPLIRVVLQASQPGEVDATCSDFDFGTALHIAAANLCTSAVKCLLELGANPAFRNEKGQCPADVVPEPLDMPLEMADAAAQAKELRTLLRQALPQPCSPLSLIHSYPSGALSDKARAQLAKMGLRVGDSVVIASQKVGMLRFCGGTEFAGGLWAGVELLQPEGKNDGSVAGVQYFTCPPKHGIFAPLSKISKPSERHKINPRTSPASLHPPRRLDLSRVTSKVNTGLASIKLKDPPSPEEGTLSRSCSSSSSSLESRHAPVTRPRPLPRQRLRQERPPPRSRTTPPLTQRPLSATPHLVLRSQPPLASSVISMYEGSEVRLGERVLVVGQRTGVVRFYGKTSFAPGFWLGVELDKPSGKNDGSVGGVRYFSCPPKHGVFAPPSRVQRQTMKELQSRIHGSVDCLSELSSSRLARPFSGIRRSFSTTSALSTPKYQNHKAPVSRTRSLSLRNHSGSIRRRWSTTSAGWGSSVTSASTTTGASSGSDKAVKLQLGTQVLLNSANEMGTIRYLGTADFAPGLWLGLELRSPRGKNDGSVGGRRYFCCRPGHGVLVRPSRVTYRGINGAKLVDEAS, from the exons ATGGATGGTCGTCTGAGAGAACCTGTCCAGGCTAAGAATG GGCCTGGGGGGGACATGACCAGGGAGGATGTGCTGCCGGTGTCCTCAGCAGGAGGCTCAATCCATGGGAAGTGCACTACCCTGTCCCCTTGTGCGGAGCGACCGGTCATTCATCAAGTGGCTTCTGCCCCAATGCCATCAGACTGTG AGTTCTCTTTCTTTGATCCAGACGATCCACAGTGCCGGGAAGTCCTCCTGGACCCACGGACCACGGTACCTGAGCTTTTTGCAGTTCTGAGGCAGTGGGTTCCTCAGGTCCAGAGGAACATCAGTCTCATCGGCAACGAG atTTTGAAGCGAGGATGTGGTGTGAATGACAGGGATGGGCTGACAGACATGAGTCTGCTTCATTATTGCTGTAAAGCGGGAGCTCCAGGAATTG GTGATGCGGAGGAGGCAGCCAGTTTCGCGGGGCGGTTACTGGCGCTGGGGGCACAACCGTCTCTACGCAGCCGATGGACAAATATGAGTGCCCTGCATTATGCAGCGTACTTTGATGTGCCGCCCCTCATTCGGGTGGTGCTGCAGGCCTCACAACCTGGAG AAGTGGATGCCACCTGCAGCGACTTTGACTTTGGCACTGCCCTGCACATCGCCGCTGCCAACCTGTGCACCTCTGCTGTGAAGTGCCTGCTGGAGCTGGGTGCCAACCCGGCCTTCAGG AACGAGAAGGGCCAGTGTCCAGCCGACGTGGTGCCCGAGCCTCTGGACATGCCCCTGGAAATGGCCGATGCTGCAGCCCAGGCCAAAGAGCTGCGGACCCTGCTCAGGCAGGCCCTACCCCAGCCATgctcccctctctccctcattCACTCCTACCCCAGTGGAGCTTTATCGGATAAGGCTCGCGCTCAGCTCGCCAAGATGGGCCTCCGCGTGGGGGACAGCGTGGTCATCGCCAGTCAgaag GTCGGCATGCTGCGCTTCTGTGGCGGCACAGAGTTTGCCGGAGGCCTATGGGCGGGAGTGGAGCTTCTCCAACCGGAGGGTAAAAACGACGGTTCGGTAGCTGGCGTGCAGTACTTTACCTGCCCTCCTAAACACG GGATCTTCGCTCCACTCTCGAAGATTAGCAAACCCTCTGAACGACACAAAATCAATCCACGGACGAGCCCAGCGTCGCTCCACCCCCCTCGGAGGCTGGACCTGTCGCGAGTCACCTCCAAGGTCAACACAG GTTTAGCTTCTATTAAGCTCAAAGACCCTCCAAGTCCTGAGGAAG GCACACTCTCCAGAAGCTGCTCTTCCTCGTCCTCGTCTCTTGAATCCAGACATGCCCCAGTTACCCGACCCCGACCACTACCGCGGCAGCGGCTCCGGCAGGAACGTCCACCTCCCAGGTCCAGAACCACTCCACCACTGACCCAGCGGCCCCTGAGCGCCACGCCCCATCTCG TGCTGCGCAGCCAACCCCCCTTGGCCAGCAGCGTGATTTCGATGTATGAAGGCTCAGAGGTTCGGCTGGGGGAGCGCGTGCTGGTGGTGGGCCAGAGGACTGGGGTGGTCCGCTTCTACGGCAAGACCAGCTTCGCCCCAG GCTTTTGGTTGGGCGTTGAGCTGGACAAGCCCAGTGGGAAGAATGATGGTTCTGTAGGAGGGGTCCGATATTTCAGCTGCCCCCCAAAACACGGAGTGTTTGCCCCTCCTTCCCGTGTTCAGag GCAGACAATGAAAGAACTTCAAAGCAG GATTCATGGCTCTGTGGACTGTCTATCTGAGCTTTCTTCTTCGCGGCTCGCTCGGCCATTTTCAG ggATTCGCCGCAGTTTCAGCACCACCTCAGCTCTCTCTACACCCAAGTACCAAAATCACAAGGCCCCAGTCAGCAG GACTCGCTCTCTTTCACTCAGGAACCACTCAGGCAGTATACGCCGGCGCTGGAGCACTACCAGTGCCGGTTGGGGCTCCAGCGTGACTTCTGCCAGCACCACCACAGGAGCATCCTCCGGATCGGACAAGGCAGTCAAACTCCAACTGGGCACACAGGTCCTGCTGAACAGCGCCAACGAGATGGGCACCATCCGCTACCTGGGCACTGCCGACTTCGCTCCAGGCCTGTGGCTGGGCCTGGAGCTCCGCAGTCCGCGGGGAAAGAACGACGGCTCCGTGGGCGGCCGCCGGTACTTCTGCTGCAGGCCCGGGCACGGGGTGCTGGTGCGGCCCAGCCGGGTCACCTACCGGGGCATCAATGGTGCCAAGCTGGTGGACGAAGCCAGCTGA
- the zgc:103755 gene encoding CAP-Gly domain-containing linker protein 4 isoform X4 gives MDGRLREPVQAKNGPGGDMTREDVLPVSSAGGSIHGKCTTLSPCAERPVIHQVASAPMPSDCEFSFFDPDDPQCREVLLDPRTTVPELFAVLRQWVPQVQRNISLIGNEILKRGCGVNDRDGLTDMSLLHYCCKAGAPGIGDAEEAASFAGRLLALGAQPSLRSRWTNMSALHYAAYFDVPPLIRVVLQASQPGEVDATCSDFDFGTALHIAAANLCTSAVKCLLELGANPAFRNEKGQCPADVVPEPLDMPLEMADAAAQAKELRTLLRQALPQPCSPLSLIHSYPSGALSDKARAQLAKMGLRVGDSVVIASQKVGMLRFCGGTEFAGGLWAGVELLQPEGKNDGSVAGVQYFTCPPKHGIFAPLSKISKPSERHKINPRTSPASLHPPRRLDLSRVTSKVNTGTLSRSCSSSSSSLESRHAPVTRPRPLPRQRLRQERPPPRSRTTPPLTQRPLSATPHLVLRSQPPLASSVISMYEGSEVRLGERVLVVGQRTGVVRFYGKTSFAPGFWLGVELDKPSGKNDGSVGGVRYFSCPPKHGVFAPPSRVQRQTMKELQSRIHGSVDCLSELSSSRLARPFSGIRRSFSTTSALSTPKYQNHKAPVSRTRSLSLRNHSGSIRRRWSTTSAGWGSSVTSASTTTGASSGSDKAVKLQLGTQVLLNSANEMGTIRYLGTADFAPGLWLGLELRSPRGKNDGSVGGRRYFCCRPGHGVLVRPSRVTYRGINGAKLVDEAS, from the exons ATGGATGGTCGTCTGAGAGAACCTGTCCAGGCTAAGAATG GGCCTGGGGGGGACATGACCAGGGAGGATGTGCTGCCGGTGTCCTCAGCAGGAGGCTCAATCCATGGGAAGTGCACTACCCTGTCCCCTTGTGCGGAGCGACCGGTCATTCATCAAGTGGCTTCTGCCCCAATGCCATCAGACTGTG AGTTCTCTTTCTTTGATCCAGACGATCCACAGTGCCGGGAAGTCCTCCTGGACCCACGGACCACGGTACCTGAGCTTTTTGCAGTTCTGAGGCAGTGGGTTCCTCAGGTCCAGAGGAACATCAGTCTCATCGGCAACGAG atTTTGAAGCGAGGATGTGGTGTGAATGACAGGGATGGGCTGACAGACATGAGTCTGCTTCATTATTGCTGTAAAGCGGGAGCTCCAGGAATTG GTGATGCGGAGGAGGCAGCCAGTTTCGCGGGGCGGTTACTGGCGCTGGGGGCACAACCGTCTCTACGCAGCCGATGGACAAATATGAGTGCCCTGCATTATGCAGCGTACTTTGATGTGCCGCCCCTCATTCGGGTGGTGCTGCAGGCCTCACAACCTGGAG AAGTGGATGCCACCTGCAGCGACTTTGACTTTGGCACTGCCCTGCACATCGCCGCTGCCAACCTGTGCACCTCTGCTGTGAAGTGCCTGCTGGAGCTGGGTGCCAACCCGGCCTTCAGG AACGAGAAGGGCCAGTGTCCAGCCGACGTGGTGCCCGAGCCTCTGGACATGCCCCTGGAAATGGCCGATGCTGCAGCCCAGGCCAAAGAGCTGCGGACCCTGCTCAGGCAGGCCCTACCCCAGCCATgctcccctctctccctcattCACTCCTACCCCAGTGGAGCTTTATCGGATAAGGCTCGCGCTCAGCTCGCCAAGATGGGCCTCCGCGTGGGGGACAGCGTGGTCATCGCCAGTCAgaag GTCGGCATGCTGCGCTTCTGTGGCGGCACAGAGTTTGCCGGAGGCCTATGGGCGGGAGTGGAGCTTCTCCAACCGGAGGGTAAAAACGACGGTTCGGTAGCTGGCGTGCAGTACTTTACCTGCCCTCCTAAACACG GGATCTTCGCTCCACTCTCGAAGATTAGCAAACCCTCTGAACGACACAAAATCAATCCACGGACGAGCCCAGCGTCGCTCCACCCCCCTCGGAGGCTGGACCTGTCGCGAGTCACCTCCAAGGTCAACACAG GCACACTCTCCAGAAGCTGCTCTTCCTCGTCCTCGTCTCTTGAATCCAGACATGCCCCAGTTACCCGACCCCGACCACTACCGCGGCAGCGGCTCCGGCAGGAACGTCCACCTCCCAGGTCCAGAACCACTCCACCACTGACCCAGCGGCCCCTGAGCGCCACGCCCCATCTCG TGCTGCGCAGCCAACCCCCCTTGGCCAGCAGCGTGATTTCGATGTATGAAGGCTCAGAGGTTCGGCTGGGGGAGCGCGTGCTGGTGGTGGGCCAGAGGACTGGGGTGGTCCGCTTCTACGGCAAGACCAGCTTCGCCCCAG GCTTTTGGTTGGGCGTTGAGCTGGACAAGCCCAGTGGGAAGAATGATGGTTCTGTAGGAGGGGTCCGATATTTCAGCTGCCCCCCAAAACACGGAGTGTTTGCCCCTCCTTCCCGTGTTCAGag GCAGACAATGAAAGAACTTCAAAGCAG GATTCATGGCTCTGTGGACTGTCTATCTGAGCTTTCTTCTTCGCGGCTCGCTCGGCCATTTTCAG ggATTCGCCGCAGTTTCAGCACCACCTCAGCTCTCTCTACACCCAAGTACCAAAATCACAAGGCCCCAGTCAGCAG GACTCGCTCTCTTTCACTCAGGAACCACTCAGGCAGTATACGCCGGCGCTGGAGCACTACCAGTGCCGGTTGGGGCTCCAGCGTGACTTCTGCCAGCACCACCACAGGAGCATCCTCCGGATCGGACAAGGCAGTCAAACTCCAACTGGGCACACAGGTCCTGCTGAACAGCGCCAACGAGATGGGCACCATCCGCTACCTGGGCACTGCCGACTTCGCTCCAGGCCTGTGGCTGGGCCTGGAGCTCCGCAGTCCGCGGGGAAAGAACGACGGCTCCGTGGGCGGCCGCCGGTACTTCTGCTGCAGGCCCGGGCACGGGGTGCTGGTGCGGCCCAGCCGGGTCACCTACCGGGGCATCAATGGTGCCAAGCTGGTGGACGAAGCCAGCTGA
- the zgc:103755 gene encoding CAP-Gly domain-containing linker protein 3 isoform X9, which yields MDGRLREPVQAKNGPGGDMTREDVLPVSSAGGSIHGKCTTLSPCAERPVIHQVASAPMPSDCEFSFFDPDDPQCREVLLDPRTTVPELFAVLRQWVPQVQRNISLIGNEILKRGCGVNDRDGLTDMSLLHYCCKAGAPGIGDAEEAASFAGRLLALGAQPSLRSRWTNMSALHYAAYFDVPPLIRVVLQASQPGEVDATCSDFDFGTALHIAAANLCTSAVKCLLELGANPAFRNEKGQCPADVVPEPLDMPLEMADAAAQAKELRTLLRQALPQPCSPLSLIHSYPSGALSDKARAQLAKMGLRVGDSVVIASQKVGMLRFCGGTEFAGGLWAGVELLQPEGKNDGSVAGVQYFTCPPKHGIFAPLSKISKPSERHKINPRTSPASLHPPRRLDLSRVTSKVNTGLASIKLKDPPSPEEGTLSRSCSSSSSSLESRHAPVTRPRPLPRQRLRQERPPPRSRTTPPLTQRPLSATPHLVLRSQPPLASSVISMYEGSEVRLGERVLVVGQRTGVVRFYGKTSFAPGFMALWTVYLSFLLRGSLGHFQGFAAVSAPPQLSLHPSTKITRPQSAGLALFHSGTTQAVYAGAGALPVPVGAPA from the exons ATGGATGGTCGTCTGAGAGAACCTGTCCAGGCTAAGAATG GGCCTGGGGGGGACATGACCAGGGAGGATGTGCTGCCGGTGTCCTCAGCAGGAGGCTCAATCCATGGGAAGTGCACTACCCTGTCCCCTTGTGCGGAGCGACCGGTCATTCATCAAGTGGCTTCTGCCCCAATGCCATCAGACTGTG AGTTCTCTTTCTTTGATCCAGACGATCCACAGTGCCGGGAAGTCCTCCTGGACCCACGGACCACGGTACCTGAGCTTTTTGCAGTTCTGAGGCAGTGGGTTCCTCAGGTCCAGAGGAACATCAGTCTCATCGGCAACGAG atTTTGAAGCGAGGATGTGGTGTGAATGACAGGGATGGGCTGACAGACATGAGTCTGCTTCATTATTGCTGTAAAGCGGGAGCTCCAGGAATTG GTGATGCGGAGGAGGCAGCCAGTTTCGCGGGGCGGTTACTGGCGCTGGGGGCACAACCGTCTCTACGCAGCCGATGGACAAATATGAGTGCCCTGCATTATGCAGCGTACTTTGATGTGCCGCCCCTCATTCGGGTGGTGCTGCAGGCCTCACAACCTGGAG AAGTGGATGCCACCTGCAGCGACTTTGACTTTGGCACTGCCCTGCACATCGCCGCTGCCAACCTGTGCACCTCTGCTGTGAAGTGCCTGCTGGAGCTGGGTGCCAACCCGGCCTTCAGG AACGAGAAGGGCCAGTGTCCAGCCGACGTGGTGCCCGAGCCTCTGGACATGCCCCTGGAAATGGCCGATGCTGCAGCCCAGGCCAAAGAGCTGCGGACCCTGCTCAGGCAGGCCCTACCCCAGCCATgctcccctctctccctcattCACTCCTACCCCAGTGGAGCTTTATCGGATAAGGCTCGCGCTCAGCTCGCCAAGATGGGCCTCCGCGTGGGGGACAGCGTGGTCATCGCCAGTCAgaag GTCGGCATGCTGCGCTTCTGTGGCGGCACAGAGTTTGCCGGAGGCCTATGGGCGGGAGTGGAGCTTCTCCAACCGGAGGGTAAAAACGACGGTTCGGTAGCTGGCGTGCAGTACTTTACCTGCCCTCCTAAACACG GGATCTTCGCTCCACTCTCGAAGATTAGCAAACCCTCTGAACGACACAAAATCAATCCACGGACGAGCCCAGCGTCGCTCCACCCCCCTCGGAGGCTGGACCTGTCGCGAGTCACCTCCAAGGTCAACACAG GTTTAGCTTCTATTAAGCTCAAAGACCCTCCAAGTCCTGAGGAAG GCACACTCTCCAGAAGCTGCTCTTCCTCGTCCTCGTCTCTTGAATCCAGACATGCCCCAGTTACCCGACCCCGACCACTACCGCGGCAGCGGCTCCGGCAGGAACGTCCACCTCCCAGGTCCAGAACCACTCCACCACTGACCCAGCGGCCCCTGAGCGCCACGCCCCATCTCG TGCTGCGCAGCCAACCCCCCTTGGCCAGCAGCGTGATTTCGATGTATGAAGGCTCAGAGGTTCGGCTGGGGGAGCGCGTGCTGGTGGTGGGCCAGAGGACTGGGGTGGTCCGCTTCTACGGCAAGACCAGCTTCGCCCCAG GATTCATGGCTCTGTGGACTGTCTATCTGAGCTTTCTTCTTCGCGGCTCGCTCGGCCATTTTCAG ggATTCGCCGCAGTTTCAGCACCACCTCAGCTCTCTCTACACCCAAGTACCAAAATCACAAGGCCCCAGTCAGCAG GACTCGCTCTCTTTCACTCAGGAACCACTCAGGCAGTATACGCCGGCGCTGGAGCACTACCAGTGCCGGTTGGGGCTCCAGCGTGA